One window of the Shewanella khirikhana genome contains the following:
- the mak gene encoding fructokinase, which yields MYRSGIDLGGTKIELVTLNDSGEEVFRKRVPTPKDYRATLEAVASLVRDSESETGRVSSIGIGIPGVVSSVTGRVKNSNAVWLNGQPMDKDLGAMLCREVRIANDANCFAVSEAVDGGGAGKGVVFGAILGTGCGAGIAIHHKVHAGGNGIGGEWGHNPLPWMTTEEFNSTRCFCGNADCIETFVSGTGFVRDFRAHGGEAASGIEIVALMTKGDPLAEAAFGRFIDRLARALAHVINILDPDVIVLGGGVSNIDLIYECLPALLPKYVLGGECATVVVKNRHGASSGVRGAAWLWAPGEKAALPALVAAR from the coding sequence ATGTATCGCAGTGGGATAGATTTGGGCGGCACCAAGATTGAGTTGGTGACATTAAACGACAGTGGCGAAGAGGTGTTTCGAAAGCGGGTGCCTACGCCTAAAGATTACCGCGCCACACTGGAGGCGGTGGCATCACTGGTGCGTGACTCCGAGAGCGAGACCGGCCGGGTGTCCAGCATTGGCATAGGGATCCCCGGCGTGGTGTCGTCGGTAACCGGCCGGGTGAAGAACTCCAACGCGGTCTGGCTCAACGGCCAGCCGATGGACAAAGATCTGGGCGCCATGCTGTGCCGCGAGGTGCGCATTGCCAATGACGCCAACTGCTTTGCGGTGTCAGAGGCGGTGGACGGCGGCGGCGCCGGTAAGGGCGTGGTGTTCGGCGCCATTCTCGGCACCGGCTGCGGCGCGGGCATTGCCATTCATCATAAGGTGCATGCCGGGGGCAACGGTATTGGCGGTGAGTGGGGCCATAATCCCTTGCCCTGGATGACGACGGAGGAGTTCAACTCCACCCGCTGTTTTTGCGGCAATGCCGATTGTATCGAGACCTTTGTCTCCGGCACCGGTTTTGTGCGTGACTTTCGAGCCCACGGCGGTGAGGCGGCGAGCGGCATTGAAATTGTGGCGCTGATGACCAAGGGCGATCCTTTGGCCGAGGCGGCATTTGGCCGCTTTATCGACCGCTTGGCCCGGGCGCTGGCCCACGTGATTAACATCCTCGACCCAGACGTGATTGTGCTGGGTGGCGGTGTGTCCAACATTGATTTGATTTACGAATGTTTGCCAGCGCTGCTGCCCAAATATGTGCTTGGCGGCGAGTGCGCCACGGTTGTGGTGAAAAACCGCCACGGCGCCTCGTCCGGCGTGCGGGGCGCGGCCTGGTTGTGGGCGCCCGGTGAAAAGGCCGCGCTGCCGGCGCTGGTGGCTGCCAGGTAA
- a CDS encoding S24 family peptidase, translating to MKKPLSNNDIKETDAGRVETDDRSVASTGKRMQWFIASEVAGHGSFPTSDRWTRDQLKELAAGKEHLARKRKGTKAMEYHVSLFPADTQRSLLGDDLDAVGEAPAAYKALPLVPDFMDEFALIPGYRIQVSAGNGSLNPDQLEPVRHLAFRRKWLTYRGFNEKDLAVVWAKGDSMEPTINNNDTLVVHLGRNKPADGHIYIFRNGDELFVKRYQSMLGTWRLISDNAFYSPLDIAKQDQHQFEVVGQVVHIAKDIGD from the coding sequence ATGAAAAAACCATTGAGTAACAACGACATAAAAGAAACGGATGCAGGTCGCGTCGAAACGGACGATAGATCCGTTGCCTCCACTGGGAAACGGATGCAGTGGTTCATTGCATCCGAAGTGGCTGGACATGGAAGCTTTCCAACATCCGATAGGTGGACGAGAGACCAATTAAAAGAATTGGCGGCAGGTAAGGAGCATCTGGCACGAAAGCGTAAAGGCACCAAGGCGATGGAATATCACGTCAGTTTGTTTCCTGCTGATACGCAAAGAAGCTTGCTGGGTGATGATCTGGACGCCGTTGGGGAAGCGCCAGCAGCGTATAAGGCGTTGCCATTGGTACCGGATTTCATGGATGAGTTTGCATTGATACCCGGCTATCGGATCCAGGTGTCGGCTGGGAATGGCTCGTTGAACCCCGACCAGCTGGAGCCGGTGCGGCATCTGGCGTTCAGGCGCAAATGGTTGACCTACCGTGGTTTCAACGAAAAAGACTTGGCGGTGGTCTGGGCCAAAGGCGACAGCATGGAGCCCACCATCAACAACAACGACACCCTGGTAGTGCACCTTGGCCGCAACAAACCGGCCGACGGCCACATCTATATTTTTAGGAACGGTGACGAGCTATTTGTGAAGCGGTACCAAAGCATGCTCGGTACCTGGCGCCTGATAAGCGACAATGCGTTTTACAGCCCGCTCGATATTGCCAAGCAGGATCAGCATCAGTTTGAGGTCGTCGGCCAGGTGGTACACATCGCCAAAGACATCGGCGACTGA
- a CDS encoding helix-turn-helix domain-containing protein, whose amino-acid sequence MNNESVSQKGDQMGSDWHRADIVAGLKKRGLSVRQLSRDAGLGENTLANALRSPWPKGERIIAEALGLEPADIWPSRYRSLRAAS is encoded by the coding sequence GTGAATAACGAATCAGTCTCTCAAAAAGGTGACCAAATGGGAAGTGATTGGCACCGAGCGGACATCGTTGCCGGCTTAAAGAAGCGCGGATTGTCCGTTCGTCAGTTATCAAGGGACGCAGGACTCGGCGAAAACACCCTGGCAAATGCACTGCGTTCTCCCTGGCCGAAGGGCGAACGGATCATTGCAGAGGCATTGGGGCTGGAACCCGCCGACATTTGGCCAAGCCGCTACCGTTCGCTGCGAGCTGCAAGCTAA
- a CDS encoding transposase domain-containing protein: protein MWLLASELAGVVGLPGSDRNVREQLKRLADSKPELARKRQGTKGTEYHISLLPPATQTALYKREGKIKVGEQVLALPKQKPQQQGYCPEALWARWNKAGNAAQGKAQQALMAVKAVFALRQNGIALMDAYESVGEEYGIAVSTLRRQCAKVKGINETDWAPALLPRHFEVADAKKKNQFAPITPAAWEFFKADYLRLEQPNMTACYERLKDAAKHNGWDIPSLKSLSRRLEHEVPKQQRIMLREGEHALHQLYPPQERTVEGLHALEWINGDGFQHNVFVRWFNGEILRPKTWFWQDIYSRKIVGWRCDISENTDSIRLSLMDVCAKYGIPKEITIDNTRAAANKWMTGGVPNRYRFKVKEDDPLGIIPMMNIKLHWSSVILGKGHGQAKPIERAFGVGGLEEYIDKHPLCAGAYTGPNPMAKPDNYGSKAIDAADFLNAIAKGVEMFNAKANRNTEICKGFMSFNQAFDASYQNAAIRKATPAQLQLMMLQAEAVQVSKHGTLVLESGGSLQGRKNRYFNEQLMNYVGQKLVARFDPQALHESVVERRRN, encoded by the coding sequence ATGTGGCTATTAGCAAGCGAACTCGCAGGCGTTGTGGGATTGCCAGGCTCCGACAGAAATGTGCGGGAGCAATTAAAGCGGCTGGCTGATTCAAAGCCTGAGTTAGCCAGAAAGAGACAAGGGACGAAAGGGACTGAATACCACATCAGCCTGCTGCCACCCGCAACCCAAACCGCCCTTTACAAACGCGAAGGCAAAATCAAGGTTGGCGAACAGGTGTTGGCACTGCCAAAGCAAAAGCCACAGCAGCAAGGCTATTGCCCTGAGGCGTTGTGGGCGCGTTGGAACAAAGCTGGGAATGCTGCCCAGGGCAAAGCCCAGCAGGCACTGATGGCGGTTAAAGCCGTGTTTGCCCTGCGCCAAAATGGCATCGCGCTGATGGATGCCTATGAGTCAGTGGGCGAGGAATACGGCATTGCCGTCAGCACCCTGCGGCGCCAGTGCGCCAAGGTTAAAGGCATCAATGAAACCGATTGGGCTCCGGCTTTGTTGCCGCGCCATTTTGAAGTAGCCGACGCCAAGAAGAAGAACCAATTCGCCCCTATCACCCCAGCCGCGTGGGAGTTCTTCAAGGCCGATTATTTACGGCTGGAACAGCCCAACATGACGGCCTGTTATGAGCGCCTGAAAGATGCCGCCAAACACAACGGTTGGGATATACCGAGCCTTAAAAGCCTGAGCCGCCGACTGGAGCACGAAGTGCCCAAGCAGCAGCGGATTATGCTGCGCGAAGGCGAGCATGCCCTGCACCAGTTGTATCCACCGCAGGAACGCACGGTTGAAGGCCTGCATGCGCTGGAGTGGATTAACGGCGACGGCTTTCAACATAACGTGTTTGTGCGTTGGTTTAATGGCGAGATCCTGCGCCCCAAGACCTGGTTCTGGCAGGACATTTACAGCCGAAAAATTGTGGGCTGGCGCTGCGATATCAGCGAAAACACCGACAGCATTCGCTTGTCACTGATGGATGTGTGTGCCAAGTACGGCATTCCGAAAGAAATCACCATCGATAACACCCGCGCCGCCGCCAACAAATGGATGACTGGCGGGGTGCCAAACCGCTATCGCTTCAAAGTAAAAGAAGACGACCCGCTGGGCATCATCCCCATGATGAACATCAAGCTGCATTGGTCGAGCGTGATCCTCGGCAAGGGACATGGTCAGGCCAAGCCGATTGAACGCGCCTTTGGCGTGGGCGGGCTTGAAGAGTACATCGATAAGCACCCGCTGTGCGCCGGCGCTTACACCGGCCCCAACCCCATGGCCAAGCCAGACAACTATGGCAGCAAAGCCATTGATGCCGCCGATTTCTTAAATGCCATCGCCAAGGGCGTTGAAATGTTCAATGCCAAGGCCAACCGCAACACCGAAATCTGCAAGGGCTTTATGTCGTTCAACCAAGCCTTTGACGCCAGCTACCAGAACGCCGCTATTCGCAAAGCTACCCCCGCCCAGCTGCAGCTGATGATGCTGCAGGCCGAAGCGGTGCAGGTATCGAAGCACGGCACCCTGGTACTGGAATCGGGTGGCAGTTTGCAAGGGCGCAAAAACCGTTATTTCAACGAGCAGCTGATGAACTACGTAGGCCAAAAGCTGGTTGCCCGTTTCGACCCACAGGCGCTGCATGAGTCGGTTGTAGAGCGCCGCCGAAATTGA
- a CDS encoding phage tail tape measure protein, producing the protein MSKKLETEIVVNLAGNLAAKARQYGNSMSDFAKRNEKAMTLLRSTTEAAGRGIDTLGNRYVGLAAGLVSGATIRGIANFEAQMTRIGTNAKIADDDIAALSQSIRNLSVQSDVRLDASQLATGVDVLLEKTGDFKFVQENLENMGFFMQAFGADAASTARLFAQFRAKGVTDAEAVMKSIDDLYSQFAVGSVNVKDLASISEQLFTIYGGKGPDAIRQMGALVQMFAKTRGSASEALTSIEGVFAVFDDPEKVKFLEQQGIQVFKAGTQELRAPVELLLDIVKAAGDSSSKLKQVFSDQVSVQGLKSLFGEEYKNLAKEMTKQTDDFGATQEAAAKNAATFNGAITSLNNQFNKFAESRLAQPIQDIADAINGVDQKTIDNWLKWGETALWVVGGLIAAKKGLEVASDLKILFGGRGAVGAGGGGVADMGVMPVYVVNMGQGGMGNGFPDVGGDRKTPKGGGQPSKLFGFMANLGTVGYAANMVYQNPDDWLPFDLRRKSTVDPAAMHGLPVAPGLLDVFDDIKRWFSPTDVTRPAGNSDIASMVNGIQSRLALDIAVSDDRIKVTTKNVPPGITVDPDTGLN; encoded by the coding sequence ATGAGTAAGAAATTAGAAACAGAGATTGTCGTCAATTTAGCTGGTAACCTCGCTGCTAAGGCTCGTCAATATGGCAACTCTATGAGTGATTTTGCCAAGCGCAATGAAAAAGCCATGACGCTGCTGCGCAGCACCACAGAAGCGGCTGGACGTGGCATCGATACCCTGGGAAATCGCTATGTTGGCTTGGCTGCTGGACTGGTCAGCGGCGCTACAATTCGTGGTATCGCTAATTTTGAAGCGCAAATGACTCGTATTGGGACGAATGCAAAAATTGCCGATGATGATATCGCGGCATTATCGCAATCAATTCGTAATCTTTCAGTTCAGAGTGATGTTCGACTGGATGCCTCGCAGCTGGCCACTGGTGTTGACGTACTATTAGAAAAAACTGGTGACTTTAAGTTTGTACAAGAAAACTTGGAAAACATGGGTTTTTTCATGCAAGCGTTTGGCGCTGATGCTGCTTCAACTGCGCGTTTATTTGCACAATTCAGAGCTAAAGGCGTCACTGATGCAGAAGCGGTGATGAAAAGCATTGATGACCTATATAGTCAATTTGCTGTTGGCAGTGTCAACGTAAAAGATTTGGCCTCTATTTCAGAACAGTTGTTTACTATTTATGGTGGTAAAGGCCCTGACGCTATTAGGCAAATGGGAGCCTTAGTTCAAATGTTTGCAAAAACGCGAGGTAGCGCCAGTGAGGCATTAACCTCAATTGAAGGTGTTTTTGCTGTATTCGACGATCCAGAGAAAGTTAAGTTTTTAGAGCAGCAGGGAATACAAGTGTTTAAAGCTGGTACGCAAGAATTGCGGGCTCCGGTTGAGTTGTTACTTGATATTGTAAAGGCTGCTGGTGATAGCTCATCTAAATTAAAACAGGTTTTTTCAGATCAGGTTTCAGTCCAAGGTTTAAAGTCATTATTTGGTGAAGAATATAAAAATCTTGCTAAAGAAATGACAAAGCAAACTGACGACTTTGGAGCAACTCAAGAAGCTGCTGCTAAAAATGCCGCCACCTTTAACGGTGCAATTACTTCACTTAATAACCAATTCAATAAGTTTGCAGAAAGTAGACTTGCCCAACCCATTCAAGATATTGCTGATGCCATTAATGGAGTAGACCAGAAAACGATTGATAACTGGCTCAAGTGGGGTGAAACCGCGCTATGGGTGGTTGGCGGTTTAATTGCCGCCAAGAAAGGTTTGGAAGTAGCCAGTGACCTGAAAATCTTATTTGGTGGTAGAGGCGCGGTCGGCGCGGGCGGTGGTGGCGTTGCTGATATGGGCGTGATGCCTGTGTACGTGGTCAACATGGGTCAGGGTGGCATGGGTAACGGTTTTCCTGATGTGGGTGGTGATCGTAAAACCCCAAAGGGTGGTGGGCAACCATCCAAGCTGTTCGGCTTTATGGCCAACTTGGGAACAGTAGGATACGCCGCAAATATGGTTTATCAGAATCCTGATGATTGGCTGCCTTTCGATCTTCGCCGTAAGTCGACTGTTGATCCGGCTGCCATGCATGGGCTACCCGTTGCCCCAGGGCTATTGGATGTGTTTGATGACATCAAGCGCTGGTTCTCTCCAACCGACGTTACCCGCCCAGCCGGTAACAGTGACATTGCCAGCATGGTGAATGGCATTCAGAGCCGCCTTGCGTTGGATATTGCAGTATCTGATGACCGAATAAAGGTCACAACAAAAAATGTGCCTCCCGGCATAACTGTAGATCCTGATACCGGCTTAAATTAG
- a CDS encoding Mu-like prophage major head subunit gpT family protein has translation MPAPIDINAVVIESATAFAARFDGGMSSAKPDYPQVATVLPSSAGATGYGWLGDFPRLKEWIGARQFKELKKHGYNIVNKLFESSVKIPRVDYEDNDYGRYGIVFEEMGYDSKIYPDEYIFGLLKDGFTELCYDGQPFFDADHPSEDGVNTFSNVIGDPDTDAGPGWYLLDTSRPLKPLVWQERLAPEFQSVTESSDFNVFTTDDYYFGTRARGNAGFTFWQMAFASKAPLTEANFELMITKMMEQKNSEGKSLKVKPTLLVVPVSLRAAAEKIVLRKTLENGEDNTNFKAVDILVSQDL, from the coding sequence ATGCCTGCTCCAATTGATATTAACGCTGTTGTTATTGAGTCAGCAACTGCTTTTGCGGCCCGCTTTGATGGTGGTATGTCATCAGCAAAGCCAGATTACCCGCAAGTGGCTACAGTATTGCCATCATCCGCCGGTGCAACTGGTTATGGTTGGCTTGGCGACTTCCCTCGCTTAAAAGAGTGGATTGGTGCCAGACAGTTCAAAGAACTTAAGAAACATGGATACAATATCGTCAACAAGCTGTTTGAATCATCCGTAAAGATCCCTCGGGTTGACTATGAAGATAATGACTATGGCCGCTATGGAATTGTATTCGAAGAAATGGGGTATGATTCGAAAATCTATCCTGACGAATATATCTTCGGATTGTTAAAGGATGGGTTCACTGAGTTGTGCTATGACGGCCAACCTTTCTTCGATGCCGATCATCCATCAGAAGATGGAGTAAACACGTTCTCCAACGTTATCGGTGACCCTGATACAGACGCAGGACCCGGCTGGTATCTTTTGGACACCAGCAGACCATTAAAGCCTTTGGTTTGGCAGGAACGTTTAGCTCCTGAGTTCCAGTCTGTAACTGAATCGAGCGATTTCAATGTATTCACTACCGATGATTACTACTTTGGAACTCGTGCAAGGGGTAACGCAGGCTTCACCTTCTGGCAAATGGCCTTTGCGTCTAAGGCTCCATTAACAGAAGCCAACTTTGAGCTCATGATTACCAAGATGATGGAGCAAAAGAACAGTGAAGGTAAGTCGCTCAAGGTAAAGCCAACGCTCTTGGTTGTTCCTGTCTCTCTCAGGGCTGCTGCCGAAAAAATAGTGTTACGGAAAACGCTTGAAAATGGCGAAGACAACACTAATTTCAAGGCGGTTGACATCCTGGTATCCCAAGACCTTTAA
- a CDS encoding phage protease yields MGVVALCNEIGEIAPEWVQVLPGGPDIKGLDGRSWIMRDPKAVIHAFNEMKVPMVIDYEHGQEIKAPKGEEAPAAGWVEQLEIRNGEIWAKVDWTKKASNSISSREYRFLSPAFHYNSDNEIIALSSVGLTNKPNLVMQALNSRKDEKWSKYSKALGKEVSSDEELLSALNARDLDVKQKEAEQIVDGFISDAVFAPSQRDFLIACCRSQGVESFTEFASNTSGLSYLNKEVSINRSKDKAQDGLNDVQVAVCRNVGVSPERFLNIKKKEV; encoded by the coding sequence ATGGGTGTTGTCGCTCTTTGTAATGAAATCGGCGAAATAGCGCCGGAATGGGTTCAGGTTCTTCCTGGTGGGCCAGACATAAAAGGCTTGGATGGACGAAGCTGGATAATGCGTGATCCCAAAGCTGTGATCCATGCATTTAATGAGATGAAGGTTCCGATGGTCATTGACTATGAACACGGGCAAGAGATCAAAGCTCCGAAAGGTGAAGAAGCGCCAGCTGCTGGTTGGGTTGAACAACTTGAAATAAGAAACGGTGAAATATGGGCCAAGGTTGATTGGACAAAGAAAGCGTCCAACTCAATAAGTTCTCGTGAATACCGCTTCTTATCTCCGGCTTTTCATTACAACTCAGACAATGAGATTATCGCTTTATCAAGTGTTGGATTGACTAATAAGCCTAACCTTGTAATGCAGGCTTTGAATTCAAGAAAAGATGAAAAGTGGTCAAAATATTCAAAGGCATTGGGTAAAGAAGTTTCAAGCGATGAGGAATTGCTTTCCGCTCTCAATGCACGTGACTTGGATGTTAAGCAAAAAGAAGCAGAGCAGATCGTTGACGGTTTTATTAGTGATGCTGTGTTTGCTCCATCTCAACGAGACTTTCTCATTGCTTGCTGCCGTAGCCAGGGCGTAGAAAGTTTTACTGAGTTTGCCTCGAATACATCTGGACTTTCATATTTGAACAAGGAAGTTTCTATTAATCGAAGTAAAGATAAAGCTCAGGATGGATTGAACGACGTTCAAGTTGCTGTTTGTCGGAATGTTGGTGTTTCACCAGAACGGTTTTTAAACATTAAGAAGAAAGAGGTTTAA
- a CDS encoding Mor transcription activator family protein yields MSVNWNDIAKDNKAIEIGLNIIKQNRGNSLFFDELMTRAKSLGFDEKESFKFISLLISVVGGSQIYLPKEESFKKLIVFRLVYADFTGDNVSELSKKYDLSAQAIFRIVKACRAADKESRKAMEGVK; encoded by the coding sequence ATGTCTGTAAACTGGAATGATATAGCTAAAGACAATAAGGCTATAGAAATAGGTTTGAACATCATAAAACAGAATAGAGGAAACAGTCTGTTTTTTGATGAGCTCATGACCAGAGCTAAGTCTCTTGGTTTTGATGAGAAAGAGTCTTTCAAATTCATTAGTCTGTTAATTTCAGTTGTTGGCGGCTCTCAGATTTATCTTCCCAAAGAGGAAAGCTTTAAGAAGTTAATCGTTTTTAGGTTGGTTTATGCTGATTTCACAGGTGACAATGTGTCAGAGCTTTCTAAAAAGTATGATTTGTCAGCACAAGCTATATTCAGAATAGTAAAAGCGTGCAGAGCAGCCGATAAGGAATCGAGAAAGGCAATGGAAGGGGTTAAGTAG
- a CDS encoding AAA family ATPase gives MENVVTLQKAEASQTDVLMRVSSLIESKRVSAAQIAQEISVSPSTLSQILNGQYKANPAKIVEKLGNWLRLRDQRDANPSIDPGFVMTQTAKQIMDDLSYAQITESIVVLYGASGVGKSKTLDEYQRCNNNVWKVTASPSRSTLTECLYEIAMELGMDQAPRTKGPLSRVIRQRLKGSEGLVIVDEADHLDYPTLEELRILQEETGIGMALVGNNKVYTQLTGGRRNEDFARLFSRIAKKRGIHKTKLADVKAIAGAWRITGQDEVGLMIQISERPGGLRLLSKTLKLAAMFAKGGAITKAMLRTAFAELETNE, from the coding sequence ATGGAAAACGTAGTGACTCTGCAAAAGGCAGAAGCCAGCCAAACCGATGTACTGATGCGCGTGAGCAGCCTGATTGAATCCAAGCGGGTGAGCGCGGCACAAATCGCCCAGGAAATCAGCGTATCGCCTTCCACCCTGAGCCAGATTTTAAACGGCCAGTACAAGGCCAACCCGGCCAAGATAGTCGAGAAACTGGGCAACTGGCTGAGGCTGCGCGACCAGCGCGACGCCAACCCAAGCATTGACCCCGGCTTTGTGATGACTCAAACCGCCAAGCAGATTATGGACGACCTCAGCTACGCGCAAATCACTGAGTCGATTGTGGTGCTGTATGGCGCCTCAGGTGTGGGCAAAAGCAAAACCCTGGACGAATACCAGCGCTGCAATAACAACGTGTGGAAGGTTACCGCCAGCCCAAGCCGTTCAACCCTTACCGAATGCCTGTACGAAATTGCCATGGAACTGGGCATGGACCAGGCACCGCGCACCAAGGGCCCACTGTCGCGCGTTATCCGCCAGCGCCTGAAAGGCAGTGAAGGGCTGGTGATTGTGGATGAAGCCGACCACCTGGATTACCCCACGCTGGAAGAGCTGCGCATTTTGCAGGAAGAAACCGGCATTGGCATGGCGCTTGTTGGCAACAACAAGGTGTACACCCAACTGACCGGTGGCCGCCGCAACGAAGACTTTGCCCGCCTGTTCAGCCGCATCGCCAAAAAGCGCGGTATCCACAAAACCAAGCTGGCCGACGTAAAGGCCATTGCCGGTGCCTGGCGTATCACTGGGCAGGATGAAGTTGGGCTGATGATCCAAATCAGCGAGCGCCCAGGTGGCCTTAGGCTGCTGAGTAAAACCCTCAAGCTGGCGGCCATGTTTGCCAAGGGCGGCGCCATTACCAAAGCCATGCTGCGCACCGCGTTTGCTGAGCTGGAAACCAATGAGTGA
- a CDS encoding DUF3164 family protein encodes MTTTTNTIPAGFRKNAQGHLVPESQIKEIDKLRDEVVMSIVMFAQELQAKMSLYKGTSMAQVADFVDISAAEHDVKYGGAKGNVTLISFDGKYKVQRSIGEHRIFDERIQAAKAKIDECIKRWSVGSNDHIKALVNSAFRVDKQGNIDVNQVLSLRQLNIADPDWRQAMDAIGDSIKVTGTTPYLRVYERQEDGGYKQVSLDIAKL; translated from the coding sequence ATGACCACAACCACTAACACCATCCCCGCCGGTTTTCGCAAAAACGCCCAGGGGCATCTGGTACCTGAAAGCCAAATCAAAGAAATAGACAAGCTGCGCGATGAGGTGGTGATGTCCATCGTGATGTTTGCCCAGGAGCTGCAAGCCAAGATGAGCCTGTACAAAGGCACCTCCATGGCGCAGGTGGCCGACTTTGTGGACATATCAGCCGCCGAGCACGATGTGAAGTACGGCGGCGCCAAAGGCAACGTCACCCTGATTTCGTTTGATGGCAAATACAAGGTGCAACGCTCCATTGGTGAACACCGCATTTTTGATGAACGGATACAGGCCGCCAAAGCCAAGATTGATGAATGCATCAAGCGCTGGTCGGTGGGGTCGAACGACCACATCAAAGCCCTGGTTAACTCGGCATTCCGGGTCGATAAGCAAGGCAACATCGACGTAAACCAGGTGCTGAGCCTGCGCCAACTGAATATTGCGGATCCTGACTGGCGCCAAGCCATGGACGCCATTGGCGATTCCATCAAGGTCACAGGTACCACGCCTTACCTGCGGGTGTACGAACGCCAGGAAGACGGCGGCTACAAACAGGTATCACTCGATATCGCCAAGCTGTAG
- a CDS encoding DUF2786 domain-containing protein, translating into MSHKVLEKIKKLLRLAKSSNQHEAALALSRAQKLMQEHGIGSDDPELAGVTDATIEALFKAKTPTQYLLILAHSIGKAFGCEYYFQPTLKNMRIVFYGHNERPEIAGYVFSVLERQLTKARKEYLDTLSSRMKKPNKTKRADQFCEGWCMGVHSKIQRFALSEKERDELLSYKGKINLSNGNAREAKGAGRLANEAKYQGFRSAKDVTLNHGVNGEQLRRIAS; encoded by the coding sequence ATGAGTCATAAGGTTTTGGAAAAGATTAAAAAGTTATTGAGGCTGGCTAAATCCAGCAATCAGCACGAAGCCGCGTTGGCCCTATCACGGGCACAAAAGCTGATGCAGGAGCATGGCATAGGCAGTGATGATCCTGAATTGGCTGGCGTTACCGATGCAACGATAGAGGCCTTATTCAAGGCGAAAACCCCAACCCAATACCTGTTAATACTCGCTCATTCAATCGGTAAGGCATTCGGCTGTGAATACTACTTTCAACCCACGTTAAAGAACATGCGAATTGTGTTTTACGGCCATAACGAACGCCCTGAAATTGCCGGTTATGTTTTCAGTGTTTTGGAACGGCAGTTAACCAAAGCCAGAAAAGAGTATCTGGATACCCTCAGTTCGAGAATGAAAAAGCCAAATAAAACCAAAAGAGCAGATCAGTTTTGCGAAGGTTGGTGCATGGGCGTTCACAGCAAAATCCAACGGTTTGCACTTTCAGAAAAAGAGCGTGATGAGCTGCTGAGCTACAAAGGAAAAATCAACCTGAGCAATGGCAATGCCAGAGAGGCAAAAGGGGCCGGACGGCTGGCTAATGAAGCCAAGTATCAAGGCTTTCGCTCAGCAAAAGACGTGACATTGAACCATGGCGTAAACGGGGAACAGCTGCGCCGAATTGCTTCTTAA
- a CDS encoding gp16 family protein has translation MSNLLKLVQVGKRELHLDDDMYRNLLQKVTGVRSAKGLSEAQLNAVVSEMKAQGFKPRRTLPSRARAPEVAKIRAIWLTMFAQGFVRSNTEVALNSYAKRMTKTGNGQGVDRVEWLTSEQAAQVLEALKKWHYRLMADAIVANGGSPGSVGYDKLSAFYLKHYCNESIP, from the coding sequence ATGTCAAACCTACTCAAACTGGTGCAGGTGGGTAAGCGGGAGCTGCACCTGGACGATGACATGTACCGCAACCTGCTGCAGAAGGTGACCGGGGTGCGCAGTGCCAAGGGGCTGAGTGAGGCCCAGCTGAATGCAGTTGTCAGCGAAATGAAAGCCCAGGGCTTTAAGCCGCGCCGCACCCTGCCTTCCCGAGCCAGAGCGCCGGAGGTGGCCAAGATCCGCGCCATCTGGCTAACCATGTTTGCCCAGGGCTTTGTGCGCAGCAATACCGAGGTGGCGCTTAACAGCTACGCCAAGCGGATGACCAAGACCGGAAACGGTCAAGGCGTTGACCGGGTGGAGTGGCTCACCTCGGAGCAGGCGGCGCAGGTGCTGGAGGCGTTGAAGAAGTGGCATTATCGCCTGATGGCCGATGCGATTGTTGCCAATGGCGGTTCGCCTGGTTCCGTTGGCTATGACAAGCTAAGCGCTTTTTACCTGAAGCATTATTGCAACGAGTCAATCCCATGA